Sequence from the uncultured Bacteroides sp. genome:
TACAGTGACACTTATCTGAGTTGTTCCGTCTAAGATATCAGAGACCTTGATCTTGATAAAATGAGTGGCATGCACTTTAGTAGCAGCTTCCCGGCTTCCATTTCCAAAATCAAAAGCAACACTATCCGTGACGTCTTCAATCACAGCTTTTGCATTCTCTGCTTTCACCTCCAATTGTTGCATCAGTTGTTTTCCATCAGCTGAAAGGTACTGAGGCAGTTTACTCAAATCCACTGCCATATAAAATGTAACAGGATCTTTTTTATTTATATCACCTATTGTGTAATACAAGTTATTTTTCGATTCGTAAGTAACACCATTCACAATCCCCTTATTAGCCAATAAAGTATACATCGGTCTATTAAACTCTTTTCTGTAAAATGACAATTCACCTAACAAATTTCCTTTTGGAATACTCTGCACAATCTTTTGCTTCATTTTATTGACTGAAAAATCATTACCAATCAGAATGATATAGTATGGACTTTTCTCTATCTCATCGCCCTTGCCTGTGATATAAGAAGAAGTCACCCCAATAATAGAGAAGGCATACGGAGTATTTTTGATTACGTTTTTCACATCTGTGCCATATTGGGTAAGCAACACATCTGCCTGGCTGCCCGTAGGAGAATATTTCATATCAGAAATAAACATTCCCACATCATTCTTGCCAAGTGACTGAACAATTTCTTTCAGCATCTGCGGAATATGAGTAGAGCCGGAAAAACGGAAATTTCCCGCATTCATATCTCTCCTGAAATCCGCCAATGCCATCTTAGCTACAGGTTCACTGACATCCCTGAAAAGATGTACAGAATCTATCTTGTCATAAAATTCATTCAGTACCGCCCACACATCCATCTTGAATCCTGTGCTCTTGTTGGCCTGAAAGAAACCGCTCATACTTCCTGAACTTTCTATGAAACATTTTATTTTGTTTATTTTGTAAACTGGGTCGGGCTCAGCAAATTCTTTTAAGTTCCCTCTATCGTCAAATAAACCGTAATTATCAGGGTTGATATTTTTATTATGCCCACAGCTAAGAAACAGGATTAGGGCCAAACAGTTAAATATTATTTTTTTCATAGTAATTATATTATAAATGAACAGATTATGTTATTTATTTAGAATAACTGCTTAATAACTACAAAAATATAAAAAAAAAGAAATAGTGCAACTTTTTTATCGAATAAATTCAAAGGTAGTCACATATTTTATACGTGTCATCTTTCCAACAAAAAGCAGGTCATTATGGAACAAAAAAAAACTGAAGGTTCCCCTAAAGCTTTTTTCCATCTATCATTAATAAAAAGAGTTCTAATTACTAACTTCTTCATTTTCAAAATATTTCCAGACAAGCGCCGAGCAAGCAGCCCCTACAAACGGAGCCACTATAAAAAGCCATAACTGCGACAAAGCAATTCCTTCTGCAGAAAGAGCAGGAGAAATGCTTCTTGCTGGATTCACAGATGTTCCAGTAATAGGAATACATACAATGTGAACAAGAACTAATGTAAGACAAATAGCAATTCCCGCGAATCCTGAAGGAGCCTTTGAACTAGTAGAGTCTAGCACCACAAATACAAAAATAAAAGAGAAGAACGCTTCCGCGAGAAATGCAGAGACTTCTGACGTGTTTGCCGCATATGAATTTGCACCAGCTATGTTACCGGAAACTCCCATCCCTGTAGCAATAAAATAAAGAACAGTTGATCCTATCAATGCTCCAAGTACTTGAAAGAGCATATACATTGCAGCATCCTTACCATTCATTCCTCCAGTGAGATACATACCCAGTGTAATAGCCGGATTAATATGACAACCTGATATACTACCAATAGTATAAACCATAGCAATTACAGATAAACCGAAAGCCATTGCCACACCAAATGTTCCTACGCTATACCTACAGCACCAACAGCACTACCAAAGCTCATTAGTACCAATCATTTCTGTAAAATACTTTTTAATATCTCAAACTATTTAGAATTTGTAATCTACAGTAACAGCATATTTTATATTCTATGAATAGAGCCACTCACATGGCTAAGAATGCTAATCTATAAAATTTTACATTTTTGAATCCAAATTTTTTCCTTTTTCAATATGTTCAAAATTAACAAGGAATTTCTTCACGATACCTACTATTTCACTTTTTTTGGTATATGGAGAAGCAAAAGCGGCATTTAATGATGTAAATAATATTTCCGTCTCCTTCACTCTACGGCGATGGCTATTTTTTACAACTCCCAGCGAAACATATTCATCCAATGATATTACGTCACTATTTGTATAAAACTCTTCAACAGACTTTTCACCTGTAGTATCAGAATTAGAATAATAAACCGGATAATTCATATCGCCATCTTTCATTTCAAAAGCCATCCTGCGAGCTTCTTCTTCTGAGCTGCATTCATAAGCATTATAACCTAATTCTTTTAGGAAGCTAGTTGCTATCTCAGAAAAAGTGAGCATTTGGTTTCGGCCTAATTTAGGAAAATAAATCTCTCCTGTTTGCCCTAGCATACAAGCTAGCATGCAAATCTGCCCACTTTCATCAGGAGAAACAAAATAACGACGCACATCCGCTGGTGCACTCAAAGGTTGTCGTTTCATTACACGCTCAATAAAACCGGCTAAAAGAGAACCATTCGAAAAAGCCACATTTGCAAAACGAGCAGTAGTAATATTAAATTGATTTGAGAAACCCATAATCATATCTTCCATAATTTTCTTACTCCCTCCCATCAAATTAACAGGATTCGCAGCTTTATCAGTGGAAACACAAAAGAATTTCCGGGGTGGTATTTCAGTAAGTAATTTAAGTAATTTACAAGCATGCAATACATTATTTTCAAGCAATGCCTGTACAGAGAACTCATCTTTCTCACTTCTCACATGTTTATGAGCGGAGAAATTAGCCACAATATCAAATCCCCGTTCGCTACGAAACATCTTCTTAAACACCGGATCTGCATAATTTATAGGGTATGTTATAAAATCTTTTGGTACATAAGTTCCATACGAACTACGCAAATCTCTTGATAGCTCTGCTAATCCATTTTCTGAGATATCCACAACGGTTAGTTTAGCAGGTTTAAACTTCAAAACGGCCCTGATAAAAGAAGAACCTATTGTACCTGCACCACCTATCACCAGAATACTTTTTCCTTCTATTTTTTCTCTTAGCAAATCACTATTTGCATCTATATCTTTTTGAAACATACTTTCATTTCTAAAAGTAACATTTCTCTCTATAAAACGATTAATATCAATCATCTTGATTCCTCTTTTCGATTAATTTAAGAATACATCATCACTATTTTTTTTAATATAAAGATTTCTAAAACAATACTGATATCTCAACATATATAAAACTACTATTAATCCATGTTTCCACATCAATTTTAACAGCCATAAGTTCTTATGATAAAAAAAAGTACTAGTTTTAGTAGTAAGGTTAATTGTCCTAAGTATTTTATACAGTTCAACAACGTTACATTCCATAAGTCTCAATGACAAAGATGAATGTGCTAAAATCATTTCTTCAACATGTCTTTGAAATATTATTTTATAACAAAATGAATTAAAGCACAAAATAGTTTTACATAAATCTTTAAAACGCACGTTCTTAGTCGCCGAACTATTATTGAAAAAATAGCAATAGAACGTATTTTTTATACGTCTCATTTTTTTGCTATTAGCTATTACTGTTAAAATGAAAAGCTGATCTTCTCCCAATTTAAGCCCTTCGATAAAACGTATATTCTTATCATCAATTATCGATTTTCTTATTATACTTCCTCCTGCACGGTAACAAAACGACCCGCTACTCACATAATCATTTAGATTCATTACAGGCGTTTCATTGAATTCCAGGCGCAAAACATTACCATATTCATCAATGTGTTTAAAAGAAAACTGGAGGCAATCAAGTTTATCCTTTATAATATATTCAGAACTAATTTCTAAGCAGTCACTTTCAATCCAATCATCGGAATCCACAAAACAAATCCACTCACCGATAGCAACGTCTAGTCCCAAATTTCTGGCAGAACTTACACCTTCATTTCTCTTATGAAACACGCGAATACGATTATCTATTTTTTCAAAATCATCGCATATACTTCCTGAAGAATCAGAGCTTCCATCATTAATCAGTAACAATTCTAAATCAGAAAAAGTTTGAGACAATATACTCTTTATGCATTTGTGCAAATAAGGCTCTGAATTATAAACTGGCACAATTACACTTATTTTAGCCATATACACTTGTTTTTTTAATAATATTATCTCAAAATAAAAATAAAGTTATTGAAACAGTCTAAGAAGATTTAATCTTATAAAAAACTTCAATAACTCTTTACAGAATCTATTATTCCTATTTAATCCCAAGTAATCAAAAAGCCTTAAGCAATAATATTTATGCAAATAGTTAAATCTTTCAATACCGTTTAAATACGGCAGCCTATATATTTTATCAAAAAAATAACTTTTGCGATAAAAAGTATTATATAATTTATTCTGGGCACCGGAAGCAAAAACAGAAGAGTCATGAACTCTGTAAAACACTGTCACTTTATTCATAAAATAAAAGCGATATCCTGCGTTTGTCAATTTAAGCCAGAGAGGATGATCCTCCATAAAAATAAATCTCACATCAAATCGCCCAACGTCCTCAATAATTTTCTTATTAATAAAAACAGAAGGTCCATGGAGAGTATTTCTGCGAAGAAGTATCTGATACTGTTGTTCAGCTTTTGTTTCTGAAGAAAAAAAGACGTCTTCACTTTTATCCTCTATGTGAAAATAATTAGATTCTTTAAAAACATCTCTAAAAAATTGTGACTTGGACTCTACAATTTTGGCTTCTTTGTTTTGAGTCACATAATCTATAAATGCTGCTATACAATCTGCTGCTAAAATGTCATCTCCAGCTATATATTTAATCCACTCTCCATGGCATACACTCAATCCTCTATTGCAATTTGACGGAATCCCTTCATTATGATCGGCAACAATCAAATTAGCATTTTTGAATTTTCCTTTGTTTTTATCAATCCAATGATTACAGATCTCAACCGTTGAATCTATGGAGCAATCATCAGCTACAATTAATTCTATGTTCTCATATGATTGTTGCTTAGCACTTTCTAAGGTTTCCAGAACATATTTCGATGAATTATAAGTAATAATTATAATTGAAACGAGAGGTTGTCCATTCATTGCCGATTAGAATTTGGTTTTATCTTCATCTTTATCCTTAATTTATTCAATCTAAGGTCCATTCTTTTCAAATCAAAAGATCTGTTAATATGAATAAATGAATAAACTATCAGAAACATATATGCAAAGTCAAAAATATAGGGCCTCTGATAAATCAGAAAAAAGAGTAACAAAATTGATAAAAAAACTCCTTTTACATTTTTATTATATTGAATAGCAAAACATAAAAGAATGCTCATTATAATAAGAGAATTAATTAAGCCATAAAATATAATAAATTGTTTATAAGAAGAAGATGTAGCAAAAACCAAATTACCTTTGCCCCATAAAAACTGGTCAGAATTGATAAATTGATTGTAATATCGATCAAGCTCATCAGAGCTTCGATTATCACCTTTTAAGTGTCCATTTTCAATTTCAAATCTCTCCCA
This genomic interval carries:
- a CDS encoding glycosyltransferase, whose protein sequence is MNGQPLVSIIIITYNSSKYVLETLESAKQQSYENIELIVADDCSIDSTVEICNHWIDKNKGKFKNANLIVADHNEGIPSNCNRGLSVCHGEWIKYIAGDDILAADCIAAFIDYVTQNKEAKIVESKSQFFRDVFKESNYFHIEDKSEDVFFSSETKAEQQYQILLRRNTLHGPSVFINKKIIEDVGRFDVRFIFMEDHPLWLKLTNAGYRFYFMNKVTVFYRVHDSSVFASGAQNKLYNTFYRKSYFFDKIYRLPYLNGIERFNYLHKYYCLRLFDYLGLNRNNRFCKELLKFFIRLNLLRLFQ
- a CDS encoding glycosyltransferase family 2 protein is translated as MAKISVIVPVYNSEPYLHKCIKSILSQTFSDLELLLINDGSSDSSGSICDDFEKIDNRIRVFHKRNEGVSSARNLGLDVAIGEWICFVDSDDWIESDCLEISSEYIIKDKLDCLQFSFKHIDEYGNVLRLEFNETPVMNLNDYVSSGSFCYRAGGSIIRKSIIDDKNIRFIEGLKLGEDQLFILTVIANSKKMRRIKNTFYCYFFNNSSATKNVRFKDLCKTILCFNSFCYKIIFQRHVEEMILAHSSLSLRLMECNVVELYKILRTINLTTKTSTFFYHKNLWLLKLMWKHGLIVVLYMLRYQYCFRNLYIKKNSDDVFLN
- a CDS encoding polysaccharide biosynthesis protein, producing MIDINRFIERNVTFRNESMFQKDIDANSDLLREKIEGKSILVIGGAGTIGSSFIRAVLKFKPAKLTVVDISENGLAELSRDLRSSYGTYVPKDFITYPINYADPVFKKMFRSERGFDIVANFSAHKHVRSEKDEFSVQALLENNVLHACKLLKLLTEIPPRKFFCVSTDKAANPVNLMGGSKKIMEDMIMGFSNQFNITTARFANVAFSNGSLLAGFIERVMKRQPLSAPADVRRYFVSPDESGQICMLACMLGQTGEIYFPKLGRNQMLTFSEIATSFLKELGYNAYECSSEEEARRMAFEMKDGDMNYPVYYSNSDTTGEKSVEEFYTNSDVISLDEYVSLGVVKNSHRRRVKETEILFTSLNAAFASPYTKKSEIVGIVKKFLVNFEHIEKGKNLDSKM